Proteins from one Tepidibacillus fermentans genomic window:
- a CDS encoding molybdopterin-containing oxidoreductase family protein produces the protein MLTKRLSRRTFLKASAATTALLSVGTFEFKSWQKIHADEKTNLTTIPTFCNACSSKCGLLVHVKNGRVWKVSGQPDHPFGKGKVCARGHALASIPYSSDRLTQPMKKIAEGKFEPITWEQAYKEIGTKLKQIIEKNGPGSFVFINDPRPTGKFYGPRFLNAVGSSNYFGHETVCSNARDTGFNHTIGGIPGGDVANSKYIVFIGRSYGDGVRPASVQALIKAKENGAHVVIVDPRLNNTAPLADEWLPIRPGTDLALVLAMSNVLVTEELYDKEFISNYSVGFEEYKKTIMEYTPEWAEKITGISKETIIRIARDMAKVKPKAMIEQSWRGAFGSTYANSVDTGRAVALFNALLGNIQQKGGYIFGKSPKLGKLDESIHPTPPEATIPRVDAEYPLVSHHTGVAAIIPQKAKEGIVKAALIIQTNPVRNYANPKYMIEGLKSLELMVVIDIQMSETASIADYVLPEPTYLERDDVIEVTPGVKPAISIRQKVIEKVHANTVPADRIFTEIAKEMGLGDYFNFSVDQLNQAMIAPLGITLSELKKKGTIIIDDPVELGVVPKLKTASGKVEFYNESFKKAGFSPVVQWMEPLVKPDSSSFRLITGKQSYHSHTFTANIPYLIQITKDYNSERLWINRTRANQMGLKDGDLVEVVSELTKSKIRIYVTDRIHPECVFVPSGYGNFSKNLTYANGVGFSYLDHLPFHMDPIGGTPMIHECIVKIRKVGV, from the coding sequence ATGCTTACAAAGCGTTTATCGCGAAGAACGTTTCTAAAGGCTTCTGCTGCAACAACGGCTTTATTATCAGTAGGGACTTTTGAATTCAAAAGTTGGCAAAAAATTCATGCCGATGAGAAAACGAATTTAACTACAATTCCAACATTTTGCAATGCATGTTCAAGTAAATGTGGATTGCTTGTTCATGTAAAAAACGGAAGGGTATGGAAAGTATCTGGTCAACCTGATCATCCTTTTGGAAAAGGAAAAGTTTGTGCTAGAGGGCATGCACTAGCGAGTATTCCTTATTCATCAGATCGTTTAACACAACCGATGAAAAAAATAGCAGAAGGTAAATTTGAACCTATTACTTGGGAACAGGCTTATAAAGAAATTGGAACAAAATTAAAACAAATTATTGAAAAAAATGGCCCAGGATCTTTTGTATTCATCAATGATCCACGACCAACAGGGAAGTTTTATGGCCCCCGTTTCTTAAATGCAGTAGGTTCATCTAATTATTTTGGCCATGAAACGGTATGCTCTAATGCTCGAGACACAGGATTTAATCATACAATTGGAGGAATACCAGGTGGTGATGTGGCGAATTCGAAATATATTGTCTTTATTGGTAGGAGTTATGGTGATGGAGTAAGGCCAGCATCTGTGCAAGCCTTAATAAAAGCAAAGGAAAATGGAGCACATGTTGTCATCGTAGATCCAAGATTAAACAATACGGCTCCTCTTGCTGATGAATGGTTACCCATTCGGCCAGGCACAGATTTGGCTTTGGTTCTGGCTATGTCTAATGTATTAGTCACAGAAGAGCTTTATGACAAAGAATTTATTTCGAATTATTCCGTTGGATTTGAAGAGTATAAAAAGACCATTATGGAGTATACGCCTGAATGGGCAGAAAAAATTACCGGTATATCAAAAGAAACGATCATTCGTATTGCCCGCGATATGGCAAAAGTAAAACCAAAAGCGATGATTGAACAATCTTGGCGTGGTGCCTTTGGTTCTACTTATGCAAACAGTGTGGATACGGGTCGAGCAGTCGCTTTATTTAATGCCTTATTAGGGAATATTCAGCAAAAAGGTGGCTATATATTTGGAAAGTCCCCGAAGTTAGGTAAATTAGATGAGTCCATCCATCCAACACCACCTGAAGCAACGATTCCTAGGGTGGACGCAGAATACCCATTAGTTTCACATCATACTGGCGTTGCAGCTATTATCCCTCAAAAGGCAAAAGAGGGAATCGTAAAAGCAGCGCTGATTATTCAAACCAATCCTGTCCGTAATTATGCGAATCCTAAATATATGATCGAAGGATTGAAGAGTTTAGAATTAATGGTGGTTATTGATATTCAAATGTCTGAAACCGCTTCAATTGCTGATTATGTACTTCCAGAACCGACTTATTTAGAACGAGATGATGTGATTGAAGTTACTCCTGGCGTCAAACCAGCGATCTCTATACGTCAGAAAGTAATTGAAAAGGTTCATGCGAATACAGTGCCTGCTGATCGCATTTTTACAGAAATCGCAAAGGAAATGGGCTTAGGTGATTACTTTAATTTCTCTGTTGATCAATTAAATCAAGCGATGATTGCTCCTCTAGGAATTACATTATCAGAATTAAAGAAAAAAGGAACGATTATTATTGATGATCCTGTTGAATTAGGGGTTGTACCTAAACTCAAAACTGCATCAGGAAAAGTTGAATTTTATAATGAAAGTTTCAAAAAAGCTGGTTTTTCTCCAGTGGTACAATGGATGGAACCATTGGTAAAACCTGATTCGAGTTCATTCCGTCTGATCACAGGTAAACAAAGTTATCATTCTCATACTTTTACAGCGAATATACCTTATTTAATACAGATTACAAAAGATTATAACTCAGAACGTCTTTGGATCAATCGAACTCGTGCTAATCAAATGGGTTTAAAAGATGGGGATTTAGTAGAAGTGGTTTCTGAACTTACAAAAAGTAAAATTAGAATTTATGTGACAGATCGGATTCATCCAGAATGTGTATTCGTTCCATCGGGATATGGGAACTTCTCAAAAAATCTAACTTACGCAAATGGTGTTGGTTTTAGCTACTTGGATCACCTTCCTTTCCATATGGATCCCATCGGTG
- a CDS encoding LysR family transcriptional regulator, with product MQTSNLEVFLLVAEMKSLSKAAKLLHLTQPAVSNKIHMIEEQFNITLFERSPYGVTLTEAGQTFYQYAKDILHIYHEMVKNLHKYDRENQKISIGAESVIGNYFIPCKIAHFREKFPSIDIKIITTDRSNLLEQLEKGEINIACIDGTPPAHSSFHSELISTDTIYLAVPNHQKWSNIEELTIEELCQLPIILPDEKMGLRQSIEETFQKQGIDMNRLHVAAEISSVSAIKSLVESGFGVSFLCDIATRKERFSGSIKLLKISSLPLKLNYHIVYQPDKIDHVTKQLIRYLLS from the coding sequence ATGCAAACTTCAAATTTGGAGGTTTTTCTCCTTGTTGCTGAGATGAAGAGTCTATCGAAAGCGGCGAAATTATTACATCTTACTCAACCTGCTGTCAGTAATAAGATTCATATGATTGAAGAACAATTCAATATTACGTTATTTGAACGTTCTCCTTATGGAGTAACCCTGACAGAAGCAGGTCAAACGTTTTATCAATATGCAAAAGATATTTTACATATTTATCATGAAATGGTGAAAAATTTGCATAAATATGATCGTGAAAATCAAAAAATTAGTATTGGCGCTGAATCGGTTATCGGGAATTATTTCATCCCCTGTAAAATTGCTCATTTTCGCGAAAAATTTCCCTCTATCGATATTAAAATCATTACGACCGACCGTTCTAATCTACTCGAACAATTGGAAAAAGGAGAAATCAATATTGCCTGTATTGACGGAACCCCTCCAGCCCATTCCTCTTTTCATAGTGAATTAATCTCTACAGATACGATTTATTTGGCTGTTCCCAACCACCAAAAGTGGAGTAATATTGAAGAATTAACGATTGAAGAGCTGTGTCAACTTCCCATTATCTTACCTGATGAAAAAATGGGACTTCGCCAATCAATTGAAGAAACCTTTCAAAAACAAGGTATTGATATGAACCGATTACATGTGGCAGCGGAAATCAGTAGTGTTAGCGCTATTAAATCCTTAGTCGAGTCTGGATTTGGCGTTTCCTTCCTTTGCGATATTGCCACACGTAAAGAAAGGTTTTCTGGAAGTATTAAGCTATTAAAAATTAGTTCCTTACCACTCAAATTGAACTATCACATCGTTTATCAGCCTGATAAAATCGATCATGTAACAAAACAGTTGATTCGGTATTTACTTTCATAA
- a CDS encoding MFS transporter, whose translation MQLWRRNLYILWGAVFLLMAAMSSIMPFLPLYIHQDMGIQSEEQVAMWSGLIFGANFLTAFLFSPLWGKLSDKYGRKIMILRSGFGMSIVISLMGLATNVYHLLLLRLLNGMIAGFNPAAIALVATNTPKERVGYALGMLRSGAVAGSIIGPFLGGFLADYIGFRHIFFYTGVLILIAAIIVLFMVKEDFTPRETEESGSFVKDFKLIAGTQPLIQLFVVAFMIQFATLNVNPVLPLFVQQLDPPGGRVSFFAGLVAAMAGFAEMMAAPRLGKLGDKIGPQKVLFYTMIGAALLFLPQGFSTNIWQLLLWRFLLGLTVGGLLPSVNALTHRFAPKGLESTTFGYSNSATFLGNMIGPITGGFLAGHIGLNGVFFVTAILLLLNGIWTHIAVNKRIKALQTSN comes from the coding sequence ATGCAACTTTGGAGGAGAAACTTGTATATTTTATGGGGTGCGGTGTTCTTACTAATGGCAGCGATGAGTTCGATCATGCCCTTTTTACCTTTATATATTCATCAAGACATGGGGATACAGTCGGAAGAACAAGTGGCAATGTGGTCAGGACTGATTTTTGGTGCAAATTTTTTAACTGCATTTCTCTTTTCACCTTTATGGGGAAAATTATCCGATAAATATGGACGTAAAATCATGATTCTTCGATCTGGTTTTGGGATGTCAATCGTCATCTCATTAATGGGTTTAGCAACGAATGTTTATCATCTTCTATTACTTCGGCTATTAAATGGGATGATTGCAGGTTTTAATCCAGCTGCAATTGCCTTAGTGGCAACCAATACACCGAAAGAGAGAGTAGGATATGCGCTGGGAATGTTGCGCTCAGGTGCTGTGGCAGGATCGATTATTGGGCCGTTTTTAGGCGGATTTTTGGCCGATTACATTGGATTCCGTCATATTTTCTTTTATACAGGCGTACTGATTCTCATCGCAGCGATTATTGTTTTATTTATGGTGAAGGAAGATTTTACGCCAAGGGAGACCGAAGAGTCAGGAAGCTTTGTGAAGGATTTTAAATTAATTGCGGGAACCCAACCACTGATCCAATTATTCGTTGTTGCTTTTATGATTCAGTTTGCGACGCTAAATGTAAATCCAGTTTTACCCTTATTTGTTCAACAATTGGATCCACCAGGTGGTAGAGTATCCTTCTTTGCAGGGCTAGTCGCAGCGATGGCCGGTTTTGCCGAAATGATGGCAGCACCTAGATTGGGGAAACTTGGTGACAAAATTGGTCCCCAAAAGGTACTCTTCTATACCATGATTGGGGCAGCATTACTCTTTTTACCTCAAGGATTCTCAACGAATATTTGGCAATTACTACTTTGGAGATTTTTATTAGGATTAACCGTTGGTGGGTTACTCCCATCTGTTAACGCCTTAACCCACCGGTTTGCGCCAAAAGGATTGGAAAGCACTACCTTTGGTTATAGCAATAGTGCTACTTTCCTGGGAAATATGATAGGACCGATCACCGGAGGGTTTTTAGCAGGGCATATTGGACTAAACGGAGTATTTTTCGTAACGGCAATTCTTTTATTATTAAATGGAATCTGGACACACATAGCAGTGAATAAAAGGATCAAAGCGTTACAAACTTCCAATTAA
- a CDS encoding YlbG family protein, producing the protein MIPKRTGLVVWVNDLRAARNLERIGNIHFISKRLKYVVLYINERDLRKTISYLERLPFVTKVERSYRSEIVHMNFSQKA; encoded by the coding sequence ATGATACCAAAACGGACAGGTTTAGTGGTCTGGGTGAATGACTTACGAGCAGCAAGAAACTTAGAACGAATCGGCAATATTCATTTTATCTCGAAAAGATTAAAATATGTTGTACTGTATATTAATGAAAGAGATTTGCGGAAAACCATTTCTTATTTAGAAAGGCTACCGTTTGTCACTAAAGTAGAACGTTCTTATCGATCCGAGATTGTTCATATGAATTTTTCACAGAAAGCATAA
- a CDS encoding YlbF family regulator: MYLDNEIILETYQLIDMILQSEEMKDYLQYREAINRDVQVNELKEKLAKAKIEFEEYNRYGQYHPNYQEAKEKVEKILEEVNQNELVQKYKQAEHELDELLSLVGETLAHAISPTIMVSKNEPLIQDKGISCTTGGCSGCSLGGSCVIKVS; this comes from the coding sequence GTGTATTTAGATAATGAAATCATCTTGGAAACGTATCAATTAATCGATATGATCCTTCAATCCGAAGAGATGAAAGACTATTTACAGTATAGAGAAGCCATCAATCGTGATGTTCAAGTGAATGAGTTAAAGGAAAAACTGGCTAAAGCCAAAATAGAATTTGAGGAATATAACCGCTATGGGCAATACCATCCAAACTATCAAGAAGCCAAAGAAAAAGTGGAGAAAATATTAGAAGAAGTGAATCAAAACGAACTTGTACAAAAATATAAACAAGCTGAGCACGAATTAGATGAATTGTTATCCCTTGTTGGTGAAACATTGGCACATGCGATCTCACCGACTATTATGGTTTCTAAGAATGAACCGTTAATTCAAGATAAAGGAATTTCTTGCACGACTGGCGGTTGTAGTGGTTGTAGTTTAGGAGGAAGTTGTGTGATAAAGGTTTCTTGA
- a CDS encoding helicase-associated domain-containing protein, producing MRLVYYLEQLKASTLKKMLNKHGIKTNEKYPNKLLNHLLVRLLDINYLKQLYQELSLEEKEVVDFMIIHRPNQLFSYRSLNKRFDAIHRDQFERGIQKLRAKGILFQLRQNYGDIAFTIPHDLFQLLHQVIFAKGLNRLSTNVKVVGFSKEEDKNIDEEFYQFLTGLYFLASSEEENGKLNKQQMNKLLKRLHLDERKIEYFPIQYDIEEFPKSISLFVYFAKGLGLIHLEQKQFRIIQRMKDWLLLSPFERYEYLEGMIRGSFQSTDLFINHFFHRLFSLPKGKWYQADQLVQELSKELNRPIDESFYVRIELEILKPLAELGILTYTGDWKKELFIKLKKPNDEEIDQFYVQSNFEVLVPSNLRYSIRIELEHFADLEKRDQLSLYRITQGSLFRGLEKGKKIEQILDFLDQYSAIPLHESMKITINQWANRYGAIQFYDLRILKCQSEEIANHLKQQEVLQDWIIGEIDSFHLIVRKEKRFEQAVRQLEQLGYIPTRNIMTEKDFLIVKEEQEGQENVLEEMETEFILFKHPDYELVVEIE from the coding sequence ATGAGGTTGGTATATTATTTGGAACAGCTTAAGGCTTCCACTTTAAAGAAAATGCTCAACAAACATGGAATCAAAACAAACGAAAAATATCCGAATAAATTGTTGAATCACCTTCTTGTACGGTTATTAGATATTAACTATTTAAAGCAACTCTATCAAGAATTATCGCTGGAAGAAAAAGAAGTTGTCGATTTTATGATCATTCATCGGCCAAATCAACTCTTTTCCTACCGCAGTTTAAACAAAAGATTTGACGCGATTCACAGGGATCAATTTGAGAGAGGAATTCAAAAATTGAGGGCAAAGGGAATTCTTTTTCAGTTAAGGCAAAATTATGGAGATATTGCTTTTACTATCCCTCATGATTTGTTTCAGCTTTTGCATCAAGTCATTTTTGCTAAGGGATTAAACCGTTTATCAACGAATGTTAAAGTCGTCGGATTTTCAAAGGAAGAAGATAAAAATATCGATGAAGAATTTTATCAGTTTTTAACCGGATTATATTTTTTGGCTAGCTCTGAGGAAGAAAACGGGAAGCTTAATAAACAGCAAATGAACAAATTATTAAAACGGCTTCACCTTGATGAAAGGAAAATCGAATATTTCCCAATTCAGTATGACATAGAAGAATTTCCAAAATCTATTTCTCTATTCGTCTATTTTGCCAAGGGTTTAGGGCTTATACACTTAGAGCAGAAGCAATTTCGCATCATTCAGAGGATGAAAGATTGGCTACTATTGTCACCTTTTGAAAGATATGAATATCTTGAGGGAATGATTCGTGGCTCCTTTCAATCGACGGATTTGTTCATCAATCATTTTTTTCATCGTTTATTTTCTTTGCCTAAAGGAAAGTGGTATCAAGCGGATCAACTAGTTCAGGAACTCTCAAAGGAATTGAATAGACCCATCGATGAATCCTTCTATGTTCGAATTGAACTAGAAATCCTAAAGCCTTTAGCTGAACTAGGAATCTTAACTTATACAGGAGATTGGAAAAAAGAATTGTTCATAAAACTGAAGAAACCGAATGATGAAGAGATCGATCAATTTTATGTTCAATCCAATTTCGAAGTCTTAGTACCGAGTAATCTTCGCTATTCTATTCGGATAGAGCTCGAACATTTTGCAGATTTAGAAAAAAGGGATCAACTCTCTCTTTATCGGATCACTCAAGGTTCTTTATTCAGGGGGTTAGAAAAGGGGAAAAAGATTGAGCAGATCCTCGATTTCCTTGATCAATATAGTGCAATTCCTCTTCACGAAAGTATGAAAATAACAATAAACCAATGGGCGAATCGGTATGGTGCGATTCAGTTTTATGACCTACGGATTTTAAAATGTCAAAGTGAAGAGATTGCCAATCATTTGAAACAGCAGGAAGTTTTGCAGGATTGGATTATTGGTGAGATTGATTCCTTTCATCTGATCGTGCGAAAAGAAAAACGATTTGAACAAGCAGTAAGACAACTCGAACAGTTAGGTTACATCCCGACAAGAAACATCATGACGGAAAAAGACTTCCTTATTGTAAAAGAGGAACAAGAAGGACAGGAAAATGTGCTGGAGGAAATGGAGACAGAATTCATCCTATTTAAGCATCCAGATTATGAATTGGTGGTTGAAATCGAATAA
- a CDS encoding DNA repair helicase XPB, which translates to MKQSMDRPMIIQNDQTLLLEVNHPKFKKARKEISSFAELIKSPEYFHTYRITPITLWNAAANGYSWQQVIGILDQYSKLQFPTFIKDEIRIYMERYGILSFKREGNQIHCKSKDPKVFDKLLSYASLQRYFKERLNEYTVVIAEQDRGFLKQELIKLGYPVQDLAGYQEGEFLSLSLLSRTKTGASFQLRDYQRKAIDIFYEKGAVSGGSGVIVLPCGSGKTVVGIGIMELLQAETLILTTNTSSVRQWIHELIDKTSLTEEMVGEYSGQKKEVKPVTVATYQILTYRSRDELEFEHMKLFQSRNWGLIIYDEVHLLPAPVFRYTANIQAKRRLGLTATLVREDGKEDEVFSLIGPKKYEVPWLQMEDRGWIAKAKCTDIQIPLPKKWEKQYIEASKKQKYRIAATNPLKIKVLKKLIKQHQDDPILIIGQYLNQLEEIAKELGAPLITGQVKQQERDQIYKAFRTGKIKILVVSKVANFAIDLPDAKVAIQVSGTFGSRQEEAQRLGRILRPKEGENHAYFYSLITQQTVDQDYALRRQLFLLEQGYEYDIQHYAL; encoded by the coding sequence ATGAAACAATCGATGGATCGACCTATGATTATTCAAAACGATCAAACATTACTCCTTGAAGTAAATCACCCTAAATTTAAAAAAGCGAGGAAAGAAATCTCCTCCTTTGCAGAATTGATCAAAAGCCCAGAATATTTTCACACCTATCGAATTACCCCTATCACTTTGTGGAATGCAGCAGCAAATGGTTATTCATGGCAACAAGTGATTGGGATATTAGATCAATATAGTAAGCTTCAGTTTCCTACGTTCATTAAAGATGAAATTCGTATTTATATGGAACGTTATGGAATCCTTTCTTTTAAACGGGAAGGAAATCAAATCCATTGTAAGAGTAAAGATCCAAAAGTATTCGATAAACTTCTCTCTTACGCTTCTTTACAACGCTACTTTAAAGAGCGATTAAATGAATATACTGTTGTCATTGCAGAACAAGATCGTGGATTTCTCAAACAAGAGCTGATTAAGCTAGGATATCCTGTACAAGATCTTGCCGGGTACCAAGAGGGAGAATTTTTATCCCTTTCACTTCTTTCGAGAACAAAAACAGGAGCAAGTTTCCAACTGCGAGACTATCAAAGAAAAGCAATAGATATCTTCTATGAAAAAGGTGCAGTCTCGGGAGGAAGTGGTGTAATCGTATTGCCCTGTGGATCAGGAAAAACAGTTGTGGGTATAGGAATCATGGAACTTTTGCAAGCAGAAACGTTAATTCTAACAACGAATACCTCATCCGTGCGCCAATGGATACATGAATTGATCGACAAGACTTCCTTAACAGAGGAGATGGTTGGCGAATACAGTGGACAAAAGAAAGAGGTAAAGCCTGTCACCGTTGCCACTTATCAGATTTTAACTTATCGATCAAGAGATGAATTGGAATTTGAACATATGAAATTATTTCAAAGTCGAAATTGGGGACTGATTATTTATGATGAGGTCCATTTATTACCTGCCCCAGTTTTTCGTTATACGGCCAATATTCAAGCAAAGCGAAGACTAGGCTTAACAGCGACATTGGTTCGTGAAGATGGGAAGGAAGACGAAGTGTTCTCTTTAATCGGTCCCAAAAAGTACGAAGTACCATGGTTACAAATGGAAGATCGGGGCTGGATCGCCAAAGCAAAGTGTACCGATATTCAAATTCCATTACCTAAAAAATGGGAAAAACAATATATCGAAGCTTCGAAAAAGCAAAAATATCGAATTGCTGCCACAAATCCATTAAAAATAAAAGTGTTAAAAAAATTAATCAAACAACATCAAGATGATCCCATTTTAATTATTGGCCAATACCTTAATCAATTAGAAGAGATTGCAAAGGAATTAGGCGCTCCACTCATTACAGGACAAGTGAAACAACAAGAACGTGACCAGATCTACAAAGCATTTCGAACGGGTAAAATCAAAATCCTAGTTGTTTCCAAAGTAGCCAACTTTGCCATAGATTTACCTGATGCCAAAGTGGCGATTCAAGTCTCAGGGACTTTTGGATCAAGACAAGAAGAAGCACAACGACTTGGGAGAATTTTAAGACCAAAAGAAGGAGAAAATCATGCCTATTTTTATTCTTTAATTACTCAACAAACGGTTGATCAAGATTACGCATTAAGACGTCAACTTTTTTTGCTGGAACAGGGATACGAATACGACATTCAACATTACGCTTTGTAG